One segment of Primulina tabacum isolate GXHZ01 chromosome 6, ASM2559414v2, whole genome shotgun sequence DNA contains the following:
- the LOC142549149 gene encoding DDT domain-containing protein DDR4-like, with protein MQAHDLSCNPSLAFHASDLIVMSGHSSPICSPNHHYSKNLENVNTHVENNTDNENNEENRVKNSSFSNNNGTSSEFVRRQRPSRACTQRAAARMQAAAEAEAAMAEAERKRKKAKRRERLTARLLKEEYEEEEFGEEEGVHEENGEVDGFTSSSLVQCSKIVTKLVGEPETSQFPRWSMRSMWQLASILNFLNVFRPLLNIKVEFSVEEFETALITPNNTLCDIHMPLLKAIPPVTRMALGYGTWITVLCRKLRDWWHWVAEGDLPIVASHGTEVEVYNSLDPGVRVLILKALCDIRVEQEDIRNYIDDSIKHGVQLSTFRKERIGGDSHGISYWYENDPIIGHRLYREIRKVEVKKGKGKYVPPIPHSSYQWETVATNLDEFLAVSEKLFSSKNRTEISVGKKLKNDMLPEIERVQKKKEKLLKKQHRQTLMLDSMINLDGLAAGRSLRDRKHVTYTFDDYDRSINEAIKITKTKPPSPEPFDKRDPAMKHEVSTNSRWAGPSQYSQDVTFSALSPLSPETDDFYEDQKTEALDRSNRRRQRPQRYSVKDFVEAVSDNEADFDSDDDIVGEVIYDEEYLKKRKQRRKMSSSSEGDEEYNWDEENHKEEEEEEDEEEEDVSLSTSEESDEPRRFRALPSRTRRETKLRSVDELQTGLRRSKRATKNPINYRQYELSESETESKKPPKKSNALAEHSNSSDNGEFSIGSQESEDNIDKQEVDVNQPFEEHPEIADANQTDQLGEQSDGRDQEEIVGVRKRRFLDLNELAPGSGFDDGPSSMNNEDNDDF; from the exons ATGCAAGCCCATGATCTTTCGTGTAACCCTTCTCTAGCTTTTCATGCGTCCGATCTCATCGTCATGTCCGGGCACTCCTCGCCGATCTGCTCCCCAAACCATCACTACTCAAAGAACTTGGAAAATGTTAACACCCATGTAGAAAATAACACCGATAATGAGAATAATGAAGAGAATAGAGTTAAGAATAGCAGTTTTAGTAACAATAATGGTACTAGTAGTGAATTTGTCAGGCGGCAGAGGCCTTCCAGGGCGTGTACGCAGCGAGCTGCAGCCAGGATGCAGGCTGCGGCCGAGGCAGAGGCAGCTATGGCTGAAGCTGAAAGAAAGAGGAAAAAGGCTAAGAGGAGGGAAAGGTTGACGGCCAGGCTATTGAAGGAGGAGTATGAAGAGGAGGAATTCGGGGAGGAGGAGGGAGTACATGAGGAGAATGGGGAGGTTGATGGCTTCACTTCGTCTTCCTTGGTGCAATGTAGTAAGATAGTGACGAAGCTTGTTGGGGAGCCCGAGACCTCTCAGTTTCCACGGTGGAGTATGCGGTCTATGTGGCAGTTGGCTTCCATTCTCAATTTTTTGAAT GTGTTCAGACCTTTGTTAAATATTAAAGTTGAATTTTCTGTGGAAGAGTTTGAGACGGCTTTGATTACTCCAAATAATACTTTGTGCGACATACATATGCCGCTATTGAAG GCAATTCCTCCTGTCACTAGAATGGCACTCGGATATGGTACTTGGATTACTGTTTTATGTAGAAAATTGAGAGATTGGTGGCATTGG gTTGCAGAAGGGGATTTACCTATAGTTGCATCACATGG GACTGAAGTTGAAGTTTACAATTCTCTTGATCCTGGGGTTAGAGTGCTGATTTTGAAGGCATTGTGCGATATTCGTGTTGAG CAAGAAGATATACGGAACTACATAGACGACTCAATAAAACATGGGGTTCAGCTTTCCACATTTCGCAAGGAACGCATAGGTGGTGATTCTCACGGAATCTCGTATTG GTATGAAAATGATCCTATCATTGGTCATCGGCTTTACCGAGAGATTAGGAAAGTTGAGGTGAAAAAAGGGAAAGGAAAGTATGTTCCCCCTATTCCCCATTCCTCTTATCAATGGGAAACAGTTGCAACGAATTTAGATGAATTCCTTGCTGTTTCT GAAAAGCTCTTTTCCAGTAAAAATAGAACAGAGATCTCCGTTggcaaaaaattgaaaaatgacATGCTTCCTGAAATCGAGAGAGTTCAAAAG AAAAAGGAGAAGCTGTTAAAGAAACAGCACAGACAAACGCTTATGCTCGACAGCATGATAAACCTTGATGGTCTTGCTGCTGGACGCTCTCTTCGCGATAGAAAGCATGTTACTTATACTTTCG ATGATTACGATCGATCAATTAACGAGGCTATAAAGATCACCAA GACGAAGCCGCCATCTCCAGAACCTTTTGATAAAAGAGATCCTGCGATGAAACATGAAGTATCTACAAACAGTAGATGGGCTGGTCCTTCACAATATTCCCAGGATGTCACATTTAGTGCTCTCTCTCCACTATCACCCGAAACTGATGATTTTTATGAGGATCAGAAAACCGAGGCGTTGGATCGCAG CAATCGCCGTCGGCAGAGGCCTCAGCGGTATTCTGTGAAAGATTTTGTGGAAGCTGTCTCTGATAACGAAGCAGATTTTGACAGCGACGATGATATTGTTGGTGAAGTGATTTATGATGAAGAATATTTAAAGAAACGAAAACAAAGAAGGAAGATGTCGAGTAGCTCGGAAGGAGATGAAGAATATAACTGGGATGAAGAAAATCATAAAGAGGAAgaggaagaagaagatgaagaggagGAAGATGTTAGCTTAAGTACGAGTGAGGAGAGTGACGAGCCTCGAAGATTCAGAGCATTGCCAAGTCGTACTAGGAGGGAAACTAAACTGAGGTCAGTTGATGAGCTACAAACTGGACTCAGACGTAGTAAACGGGCGACCAAGAATCCTATTAATTATCGACAGTATGAATTGTCTGAATCAGAAACCGAATCTAAGAAACCACCCAAAAAGTCGAATGCATTAGCTGAGCACTCGAATTCGAGTGATAATGGAGAGTTCTCGATAGGAAGTCAAGAATCTGAGGACAACATCGACAAGCAAGAAGTGGATGTTAATCAGCCTTTCGAGGAGCATCCAGAGATAGCTGATGCAAATCAAACTGATCAACTTGGTGAACAGTCAGATGGGAGAGATCAAGAAGAAATTGTAGGGGTGCGAAAAAGACGTTTTCTTGATCTAAACGAGCTCGCTCCGGGCTCAGGATTCGATGATGGTCCGAGCTCGATGAATAATGAAGACAATGATGATTTCTGA